From the genome of Geobacter sp. SVR, one region includes:
- a CDS encoding phosphatidylserine decarboxylase: MMQHQYIERDSGRIVNERLFGDRMVRLLYHGVRENNAALFRLLTSGRSSQILGMLNFDRPILARSSFPASCGIDLSECLDAPETLDTPRKVFERRIRYAACRPMPDDPAAVLSPADARVLVGSFNDTSLIVLKEKFFCFTELFGAMPTPWHRAFSGGDFAVFRLTPDKYHYNHTPVAGRVIDFYAIDGEYHSCNPDAVVSMATPYSKNKRVVTIIDTDVSGGTGVGLVAMIEVVALMIGDIVQAYSSRNYEDPRQIETGMFLHKGQPKSLYRPGSSTDILVFQAGRVKFSADILENMRRQGVSSRFSHGFGRPLVETDIRVRSLIATRVGPTKT, from the coding sequence ATGATGCAGCATCAATACATCGAGCGGGATAGCGGCAGGATCGTCAACGAGCGGCTTTTCGGCGACCGGATGGTCCGGCTGCTCTACCACGGCGTCCGCGAGAACAACGCCGCGCTGTTCCGGCTTTTGACCAGCGGCCGGTCGTCGCAGATCCTGGGCATGCTCAACTTCGACCGCCCGATCCTGGCCCGGAGCAGTTTTCCGGCTTCCTGCGGCATCGACCTGTCCGAGTGTCTCGATGCTCCGGAAACGCTCGACACCCCCCGCAAGGTATTCGAGCGCCGCATCCGCTATGCCGCCTGCCGTCCGATGCCCGACGACCCCGCGGCGGTCTTGTCCCCGGCCGATGCCCGGGTGCTGGTCGGGTCGTTCAATGACACCTCCCTGATCGTGCTCAAGGAGAAGTTCTTCTGTTTTACGGAGCTGTTCGGGGCGATGCCGACCCCGTGGCACAGGGCCTTCAGCGGCGGGGATTTCGCCGTTTTCCGCCTGACTCCGGACAAATACCACTACAACCACACCCCGGTTGCCGGACGGGTGATCGATTTCTACGCCATCGACGGCGAGTACCACTCCTGCAATCCTGACGCCGTGGTCAGCATGGCCACACCCTATTCGAAGAACAAGCGGGTAGTGACGATCATTGATACGGATGTGTCGGGGGGCACCGGCGTGGGGCTGGTGGCGATGATCGAGGTGGTGGCCCTGATGATCGGCGATATCGTTCAGGCTTACAGCAGCCGGAATTACGAAGACCCGCGCCAGATCGAGACCGGCATGTTCCTGCACAAGGGGCAGCCCAAGAGCCTCTACCGTCCCGGCAGCAGCACCGATATCCTCGTTTTCCAGGCAGGGCGCGTGAAATTTTCCGCCGATATTCTGGAAAACATGCGCAGGCAGGGGGTTTCAAGCCGCTTCAGTCATGGCTTCGGACGGCCGCTGGTGGAAACGGACATCAGGGTTAGGTCCCTGATCGCAACGAGGGTGGGGCCTACGAAAACTTAA
- a CDS encoding prolipoprotein diacylglyceryl transferase family protein: MTTTILTLFTLLIVLYLWWGFRCLPAEQWQIFAAVPAARQEQGSWQGINFTWYGLLTANAYLVAVTVLLVLLGAVGVPPLGIALLAVALLACCVPASRLVARLVEKKAHTFTVGGAVFVGILVTPLAIELVNRTAGNRFFFQIPVMAAYAAIAIAYAFGEGLGRLACISFGCCYGKPLAATSGWLRRLFTGRCFIFSGSTKKIAYADDMEATEVIPIQAVTAVLYSACGLLATGLYLASYYSAAFLTATIVTQGWRSCSEFFRADYRGGGKISAYQIMGLIGVLYAIAAACLLGSEPLLPPDMAEGLESLWSPAVLLFLQSIWLVIFLYTGRSTVTGAILTFHVHRDRV; encoded by the coding sequence ATGACCACAACCATTTTAACGCTCTTCACCCTGCTGATCGTCCTCTACCTGTGGTGGGGCTTCCGCTGCCTGCCTGCCGAGCAGTGGCAGATTTTTGCAGCAGTACCGGCGGCCAGACAGGAACAGGGGAGCTGGCAGGGCATCAACTTTACCTGGTACGGCCTGCTGACCGCCAATGCCTACCTGGTCGCGGTGACAGTGCTGCTGGTGCTGTTGGGAGCGGTGGGAGTTCCACCGCTGGGTATCGCGCTCCTGGCGGTCGCCCTTCTGGCCTGCTGCGTTCCGGCATCGCGGCTGGTGGCCCGCTTGGTGGAGAAGAAGGCCCATACCTTTACGGTCGGAGGGGCGGTTTTCGTGGGCATCCTCGTTACCCCTCTCGCGATTGAGCTGGTCAATCGCACGGCAGGCAACCGGTTCTTCTTTCAGATTCCGGTCATGGCGGCCTATGCCGCCATCGCCATTGCCTATGCCTTCGGCGAAGGGCTGGGACGGCTGGCCTGCATCAGTTTCGGCTGCTGTTACGGTAAGCCGCTGGCTGCCACCTCCGGCTGGCTGCGCCGGCTGTTTACCGGTCGCTGCTTCATCTTCTCCGGTTCCACCAAAAAAATTGCCTATGCCGACGATATGGAGGCGACCGAAGTTATCCCCATCCAGGCCGTCACGGCTGTGCTGTACAGTGCGTGCGGCCTCCTGGCCACCGGTCTTTACCTGGCGTCTTATTACAGCGCGGCTTTTCTGACCGCCACCATCGTGACCCAGGGCTGGCGCTCCTGTTCGGAATTCTTCCGGGCCGACTACCGGGGAGGGGGAAAGATCTCGGCTTACCAGATCATGGGGCTGATCGGCGTACTGTATGCCATTGCTGCCGCCTGTCTGCTCGGCAGTGAGCCGCTTCTGCCTCCGGACATGGCCGAGGGCCTTGAGAGTCTCTGGAGTCCGGCAGTGCTCCTCTTTCTGCAGTCGATCTGGCTGGTAATCTTCCTGTACACCGGGCGCAGTACGGTGACCGGCGCCATCCTGACCTTCCATGTGCATCGGGACCGGGTCTGA
- a CDS encoding zinc dependent phospholipase C family protein — translation MSGPYAHITLLYEIVRSAGTGPLFPPDSQLPDIVRRYFSYCALGAVSPDYPNLARETEAVRWADAMHCSGAGEMILCGMAVVAAHTGEKRDKLLSWLLGYAAHVATDATIHPVVQAKVGVYAENQRQHRICEMNQDSYIFNRMDWGEIGESDRFARQVTACCAPGDHRHLDRDVAGLWSGMLTAVHPQQSTESPPDPDAWHRAFVTRADRSAAGTSRLFPLAENIADTMGLAYPPSAAVDRQYVEELEVPLARPLYLHYDRIFDRAVANVVDLWKVMERGVSGGGDCSGRIANWHLDTGLDEHGRLAFWE, via the coding sequence ATGTCCGGACCGTACGCCCATATCACCCTGCTGTACGAGATCGTGCGGTCTGCCGGTACAGGCCCCTTATTCCCGCCGGACTCGCAACTCCCGGATATTGTCCGAAGGTATTTCAGTTATTGTGCCCTGGGTGCGGTGAGTCCCGACTATCCCAATCTGGCGCGGGAAACGGAAGCTGTGCGATGGGCCGATGCCATGCATTGCAGCGGCGCCGGAGAGATGATCCTGTGCGGCATGGCCGTGGTTGCCGCTCACACGGGAGAAAAACGGGACAAGCTCTTGTCCTGGCTGCTCGGGTATGCGGCCCACGTGGCGACCGATGCGACGATTCACCCGGTGGTTCAGGCCAAGGTGGGGGTATATGCGGAGAACCAGCGCCAGCATCGCATCTGCGAAATGAACCAGGACAGTTATATCTTCAACAGGATGGACTGGGGAGAGATCGGCGAGTCGGACCGCTTTGCCCGGCAGGTGACCGCCTGCTGCGCGCCGGGCGATCATCGGCATCTGGACCGCGATGTGGCCGGGTTGTGGAGCGGCATGCTGACCGCAGTGCACCCGCAGCAGTCTACCGAGAGCCCTCCCGACCCGGACGCATGGCATCGGGCCTTCGTCACCAGGGCCGACAGGAGTGCCGCGGGGACGTCGCGCCTGTTTCCGCTGGCGGAGAACATTGCTGACACAATGGGTCTCGCCTATCCCCCCTCTGCCGCCGTTGACCGGCAGTATGTCGAGGAACTGGAGGTTCCCCTGGCCAGGCCGCTGTACCTGCATTATGACCGGATCTTCGACCGGGCGGTCGCCAATGTGGTTGATCTGTGGAAGGTGATGGAACGGGGAGTTTCGGGAGGTGGCGATTGTTCCGGAAGAATTGCCAACTGGCATCTGGATACCGGGCTGGATGAGCATGGCCGGCTGGCATTCTGGGAATGA
- a CDS encoding DUF2062 domain-containing protein, with product MFSGSLKRLKDALRGGLTPDKLALTLCIGLAVGVLPVLWGATLLCMGIGQRLRLNHCVLQAVNYLLYPLQIALFVPFCLLGERFFPWGPRIPENLFPALLAGRPSAGLHLLAWVAVKAVAAWFVTAVPLSACLYPPLLAVLKRRNA from the coding sequence ATGTTTTCCGGATCCCTGAAGCGTCTGAAGGATGCCCTGCGGGGCGGGCTCACCCCGGACAAGCTTGCCCTGACGCTGTGCATCGGTCTTGCCGTGGGCGTTCTGCCCGTGCTGTGGGGAGCAACGCTTCTGTGCATGGGAATCGGCCAGCGTTTGCGGCTCAATCATTGTGTGCTGCAGGCGGTCAACTACCTGCTCTATCCGCTGCAGATCGCGCTGTTCGTGCCTTTTTGCCTGCTGGGAGAACGGTTTTTCCCCTGGGGGCCACGGATCCCGGAAAACCTGTTTCCTGCGCTGCTGGCCGGTCGGCCGTCAGCCGGCCTCCATCTGCTTGCCTGGGTTGCCGTGAAAGCCGTGGCTGCCTGGTTCGTAACCGCCGTACCCCTGTCGGCCTGCCTGTATCCGCCGCTCCTGGCGGTGCTGAAGAGAAGGAACGCCTGA
- a CDS encoding alpha/beta hydrolase: MGAASLLCSGEPAYEFRHEYGFSFGASTSRLCAAALPCLAGIGCIYQAVAARADRLDHPPPGRLLDVEGCRLHVQIAGRGAPAVVLETGLGGMSAAWGWIRPEVARFTTVVAYDRAGLGWSGSDSSPKSASLAARRLHGLLCRSSVPPPYIMVGHSMGGLFARVFADLFPNEVAGMVLLDAVHPDQHLRSAAICCHMRTGFRFLKAIPLLTRLGYVRLAGLLGAWADGLPVRQAAEAQAFLSDYGHLTTTRDESLAWDTICGEVRAAKRLRTIPLAVITAAKDVLPGQPELQGELAALSSDSVHVAVRGADHVTLVTRREHALTVVEVIRHVVARARNLQSAHCRPRRQRMTTIT; the protein is encoded by the coding sequence ATGGGGGCTGCTTCTTTATTGTGCTCCGGGGAACCGGCCTATGAGTTTCGGCATGAGTACGGTTTTTCTTTCGGGGCCAGTACCTCCCGGTTATGTGCGGCCGCACTGCCCTGCCTGGCCGGAATCGGCTGTATTTATCAGGCCGTTGCTGCCAGGGCGGACCGGCTCGATCATCCCCCTCCCGGCCGGCTGCTCGATGTCGAAGGATGCCGGCTGCATGTGCAGATCGCCGGTCGCGGAGCCCCGGCGGTGGTGCTGGAAACCGGACTGGGGGGGATGTCCGCCGCCTGGGGCTGGATTCGGCCGGAGGTAGCCAGGTTCACCACGGTGGTAGCCTACGACCGGGCTGGCCTCGGCTGGAGCGGGTCGGACAGCTCTCCGAAATCGGCTTCCCTGGCCGCGCGGCGGCTGCACGGGCTCCTTTGCCGCAGCAGTGTTCCTCCGCCGTACATCATGGTCGGCCATTCCATGGGAGGCCTTTTTGCGCGGGTATTTGCAGACCTGTTTCCCAACGAGGTGGCCGGGATGGTGCTGCTGGATGCGGTTCACCCTGACCAGCACCTGCGCAGTGCTGCGATCTGCTGCCACATGCGCACCGGTTTCCGGTTCCTGAAGGCGATCCCGCTCCTGACAAGGCTTGGATATGTCCGCCTGGCCGGCCTTCTGGGCGCCTGGGCCGACGGTCTGCCCGTACGGCAGGCCGCGGAGGCCCAGGCCTTTCTCTCCGACTATGGCCACCTCACAACGACCCGTGACGAATCCCTAGCCTGGGATACGATCTGCGGCGAAGTCCGTGCCGCCAAGCGCCTGCGCACGATACCGCTGGCCGTGATCACGGCGGCCAAGGATGTTCTGCCCGGTCAGCCGGAACTGCAAGGGGAGCTGGCTGCCCTGTCCTCCGACAGCGTCCACGTGGCGGTCAGGGGAGCCGACCATGTCACCCTGGTCACCCGGCGCGAGCACGCCCTGACCGTGGTGGAGGTGATCCGGCATGTGGTGGCACGGGCCAGGAACTTGCAATCGGCGCATTGCCGGCCACGGCGTCAGCGCATGACCACTATCACCTGA
- a CDS encoding diacylglycerol kinase family protein, with the protein MTTSHLFINPLSGRHRRRSVSDLVSRLARAGLHPQVHSVTTPADVLGRCRAINQGPASPLVIVAAGDGTVNAVVNGLLPETATLAVLPLGTSNVLAAELGIASVEEGIARIVAGRTRPFPVGLLHLEESSHRFVLMAGIGLDASVVRDVWPLGKRLLKQGAYAISALLSTLTWDKSLIAVHAGGATRSCHSVIVCSASRYGGDFILAPEGCLFSPDLTAICIDKHHRRTYLRLAFELLSGRARTSREIFRMPADGIEITGIKPVQLDGDFVGYTPARITMVPDFARIIV; encoded by the coding sequence ATGACAACCAGCCATCTCTTCATCAATCCGCTGTCCGGCCGCCACAGGCGGCGAAGCGTTTCGGACCTCGTCAGCCGCCTGGCCCGGGCCGGCCTGCACCCGCAGGTGCATTCCGTGACCACCCCCGCCGATGTGCTCGGCCGCTGCCGTGCCATCAACCAGGGTCCGGCGTCGCCGCTGGTGATTGTAGCGGCAGGGGACGGCACGGTCAATGCGGTGGTCAACGGCCTGCTGCCGGAGACGGCGACGCTGGCGGTTCTGCCGCTGGGCACCTCGAACGTGCTGGCCGCGGAATTGGGTATTGCCTCCGTGGAAGAGGGCATCGCCAGAATCGTTGCCGGCAGGACACGCCCCTTTCCGGTCGGGCTCCTGCACCTGGAGGAGAGCAGCCACCGCTTCGTGCTGATGGCCGGCATCGGCCTGGACGCATCGGTGGTGCGCGATGTCTGGCCGCTCGGCAAGCGGCTGCTGAAGCAGGGAGCCTATGCCATCTCGGCACTGCTGAGTACTCTGACATGGGATAAGAGCCTGATCGCCGTGCATGCCGGCGGGGCAACCAGGAGCTGCCACAGCGTCATTGTCTGCAGCGCCTCCCGCTATGGAGGGGACTTCATTCTTGCGCCCGAAGGATGCCTGTTTTCCCCGGACCTGACCGCCATCTGCATCGACAAGCACCATCGCAGGACGTATCTGCGCCTGGCATTCGAGCTGTTGAGCGGCCGGGCCAGGACGAGCCGCGAGATCTTCCGCATGCCGGCCGACGGCATCGAGATTACGGGCATCAAACCGGTTCAACTGGATGGTGATTTTGTCGGCTATACCCCGGCGCGGATCACAATGGTGCCCGATTTTGCCAGGATCATCGTCTAG